The Cyanobacteria bacterium FACHB-DQ100 genome contains the following window.
AAAGTTTACCTGACTGTTGAATCAAGCGAATCAGCCGACCCAAAGCGGTTTGCCGCTCGTGGCTGTGGGGTGCATATCGTTGAGCTTCCATGACCAGCCGTTCTAGTTGTTCATCCAGTTCGTCCATTGGGGAGTTGAAATTGAGCGATCGGTCACTCACTATCATGATGGAATTCCAATAGTGAAGGTGTGCTCTGATACAAATCTATGGAGATCCCATTTGGCTTCTGTAGCAATTTGATTTAAACAGCAAGAAGCACTCCCATATTTCATGAAGTGCTATATATCTCTCGGACAGGATGCACAGAAATTATCCAATCGCCTGCAATTTTCTTGAATATCCCTCTCTCAAGAAACACTTTCGACAGGGTATTATCAACTTAACCCGAATGTAGAATAATCGGACTGATTTAACTCGGATCACCTCTTCTCATGTACTCCCGTCATCGCTTTCCCGGCGAAATCATCAGTTCCTGTGTGTGGCTTTACTACACTTTTCCTCTGAGTTACCGGGATATCGAGAAGATGATGTTGTACCGAGGCATCGAGGTGACGTACGAATCGATTCGGGAATGGTGCCAGAAATTCGGACAGCAATACGCGAATCAGGTGCGGCGCAAGCGTCCTTACATTACAGACAAATGGCATCTTGACGAAATGGTAGTCACAATCAAGAAGCAGCAATACTACCTGTGGCGGGCAGTAGACAGTGAAGGGAACGTGCTGGATGTCTTATTACAACGCCATCGAGGCACCGAAGCAGCGAAGCGATTTTTCCGTAAGCTGCTGAAGAAACAAGGGTTTGTGCCACGGGTGATAGTCACCGACAAGCTCAAGAGTTACGAAGCGGCAAAGAAACAGGTGATGCCGAGCGTAGAACACCGACAACACAAAGAGTTGAATAATCGGGCAGAAAATTCGCATCAACCGACAAGAATGCGAGAGCGACGAATGCGGCGATTTAAATCTGTGGGGCAAGCGCAACGATTCCTTTCTGCCTTTGACCCGATTCGCTCCCACTTTCACCCGAAGCAACATGACCTGAGTGCAAAACGATATCGAGAACAGATGCGCCAACGCTTTGAGGATTGGCGAGAAATCACTGGTGTGAAAGATGCTGCGTAAATTGGAGCGATGACCGCGATCGAGAAATTATTGTGCCTAATTTTGATTGTCATCGGTTAAGTTGACAATGCCGTTGCTGGGCTAAACTCTGCTGCGTAATCAGAGGGATCAAGACTGCTTAGGATTATCATGCCT
Protein-coding sequences here:
- a CDS encoding IS6 family transposase — translated: MYSRHRFPGEIISSCVWLYYTFPLSYRDIEKMMLYRGIEVTYESIREWCQKFGQQYANQVRRKRPYITDKWHLDEMVVTIKKQQYYLWRAVDSEGNVLDVLLQRHRGTEAAKRFFRKLLKKQGFVPRVIVTDKLKSYEAAKKQVMPSVEHRQHKELNNRAENSHQPTRMRERRMRRFKSVGQAQRFLSAFDPIRSHFHPKQHDLSAKRYREQMRQRFEDWREITGVKDAA